GGTTCCCTGACGGGCGCCTGCCATATAAGCAGTGACCACCTGGTGAACCAGCGACTCGTTAAAATCTTTGGCAAATGCAGCGTCGGAAACAGAAATCCCTTCGCCACTACCTGTAATTGTCAATTCCATCGCACCGCTCCTCAGGCTTTAACTGCAGGCTTGATGACAACATTTCCGCCGGTCGCGCCCGGAACGGCACCACGAATCAGCAGAAGGTTGCGCTCGGCGTCGACACGGACGACTTGCAGGTTCTGCACAGTCACCTGCGCATTGCCCATCTGGCCCGCCATCTTTTTGCCCTTGAATACCTTGCCCGGAGTCTGGTTCTGACCAATAGAACCCGGCGCACGATGAGAAAGGGAGTTACCGTGTGTGGCGTCCTGCATGGCGAAGTTCCAGCGCTTAACACCGCCCTGGAAACCCTTACCCTTGGACTGACCCATAGCATCCACGACCTGGCCATCTTCAAAGATGGAAGCAGTGATTTCACCGCCTGCCGCCAGATCTTCACCTTCGCCATCGGCG
The DNA window shown above is from Marinobacter sp. SS13-12 and carries:
- the rplC gene encoding 50S ribosomal protein L3, whose translation is MAIGIVGRKAGMTRIFTEDGQALPVTVIEVEPNRITQLKTLESDGYRAVQVTVGKRRSSRVTKSEAGHYAKAGVEAGRGLWEFRLADGEGEDLAAGGEITASIFEDGQVVDAMGQSKGKGFQGGVKRWNFAMQDATHGNSLSHRAPGSIGQNQTPGKVFKGKKMAGQMGNAQVTVQNLQVVRVDAERNLLLIRGAVPGATGGNVVIKPAVKA